Proteins encoded in a region of the Myxococcales bacterium genome:
- a CDS encoding acetate--CoA ligase family protein: AILDSGGQRAHMVDLAETEGVEFAAINEATEARLAAVLDPGLDPINPLDAWGTGNGSNEIFTESVLALDADPATGLTLFAVDLWPMDDEEPSNIEIAEAVQGRLQNPLAFLVHASSSASAVQSSRLREIGIPVLMGTETGLRAVRHVVEYAEFQRTRAQRLARTSEERVKPPKHLDALRRQLEGTTDALDEHASKELLSAYGLTTTREHAVTTLDDALRAAAEIGYPIALKTAAGDLHKTERRGVHLGVADPDELEAVYRDFEARLGPRVLVQEMIPDGCELLLGLVFDAQFGPMLTIATGGIFVEVLKDFRMLPLPVTSAEVSEALASLRGAPLLNGVRGRPPADIKAIVQAALSLAALASDLGDCIREIDVNPLVALPDRAVVVDALVVPKANQGDESDSENWPEKEKELMP, from the coding sequence GCGATCCTCGACTCGGGGGGCCAGCGGGCGCACATGGTCGATCTGGCTGAAACAGAAGGCGTCGAATTCGCCGCGATCAACGAAGCGACCGAGGCCCGGCTGGCGGCCGTCCTCGATCCGGGTCTCGACCCGATCAACCCGCTCGACGCCTGGGGGACCGGGAACGGGTCCAACGAGATTTTCACCGAGAGCGTGCTCGCGCTGGACGCCGACCCCGCGACCGGCCTGACGTTGTTTGCAGTCGACCTGTGGCCAATGGACGACGAAGAGCCGTCGAATATCGAGATCGCGGAAGCGGTGCAGGGGCGCCTACAAAATCCGCTGGCCTTTCTGGTACACGCGAGTTCGTCAGCGAGTGCGGTCCAGTCGAGTCGACTGCGCGAGATCGGAATCCCGGTACTGATGGGAACCGAGACGGGGCTGCGCGCCGTTCGCCACGTCGTCGAATACGCAGAGTTCCAACGCACTCGAGCGCAGCGGCTAGCTCGAACGAGCGAGGAGCGGGTGAAGCCGCCAAAGCATCTCGATGCCCTGCGTCGGCAGCTCGAGGGCACGACAGACGCCCTCGACGAACACGCGAGCAAAGAGCTGCTGAGCGCCTACGGGCTGACGACGACGCGAGAGCACGCCGTGACGACCCTCGATGATGCTCTGCGTGCCGCAGCGGAGATCGGCTATCCAATCGCACTGAAGACGGCTGCGGGTGACCTGCACAAGACGGAGCGGCGCGGTGTGCATCTAGGGGTGGCGGATCCGGACGAGCTCGAGGCCGTGTATCGGGACTTCGAAGCACGGCTTGGACCCCGAGTGCTCGTCCAGGAGATGATTCCCGACGGCTGCGAACTGCTCCTCGGCCTGGTGTTCGACGCGCAATTCGGGCCGATGCTCACCATTGCAACCGGCGGTATCTTCGTCGAGGTGCTCAAGGACTTCCGGATGCTGCCGCTGCCGGTCACATCCGCCGAGGTCAGTGAAGCGCTCGCTAGTCTGCGCGGGGCGCCCCTTCTGAACGGCGTGCGCGGTCGCCCCCCCGCAGACATCAAGGCGATCGTTCAGGCGGCGCTTTCGCTTGCGGCGCTCGCTAGTGATCTGGGAGATTGCATCCGTGAGATCGATGTCAATCCACTCGTTGCACTGCCAGATCGAGCGGTGGTAGTCGATGCGCTGGTCGTACCCAAGGCCAACCAGGGCGACGAATCGGACTCAGAAAATTGGCCTGAAAAAGAGAAGGAGCTGATGCCATGA